ATACCCCATTAACAACTGCACTATCTGATGATGTCCGCGAAAAACTTATCCAGGCACAACCTACAAAATCAATGGGGAGTCCGGACGACGTAGCCAATGCTGTCTTCTTCCTTGCCTGTGATTCAACAGGGTTCATTACCGGACAAACCCTGTACGTGGATGGCGGTAAAAGTATTGGGGCAGGCATCTGAAACCTGACCCCGTAATCGAACACAGACTTTAGGCAGATTCTTAAAACCCTGCGTTTTGTCATTTTGTTATGTCGTGAGAATAATTAACTTACACAACAAAACGATGAAAACGATAACACTTACGATTAACGGTGCCACCACCAACTTGCTGGTTGGCGAGCACGATATGCTGGCAGGAGTAATACGCGAGAAGGCGGGGCTTACCGGTACCAAAATCGGATGCGAGCAGGGAAGCTGCGGGACGTGTACGGTGTGGGTAAATGGAAAACCGGTTCTAAGCTGCATCACACCGGTGATGCGCTGCGAAGGGGCCAGCATCACAACCGTTGAAGGACTGGCCAGTGGCGAACATCTGCATAAGCTGCAATCCAAATTCATTGAAAAAGGGGCTGTGCAATGCGGATTCTGTACGCCGGGTATGCTGATGACGGCACTTCACCATGTAGAGAGTGTTCCCAAACCAACTGTTGACACGATCAAGGAAGCACTGTCGGGAAACGTGTGCAGATGCACCGGCTACAAGAAGATTATTCAGGCTGTAGCAGAATATGCTGCTGAAACCAAGGAAGGGTATTCAAACGGCCGGGCTGCGCACAATCAGGGGGGCCATGTTATAGGGAAACGCACACCCTACATCGAGTCCGAAAAGAAAGTACGCGGCACGGCAGAGTATGCTGATGATGTTGTCAGTAAGAATCCATTGTATGTGAAAATGTTGCGCAGCATTCATGCTCATGCGCGCATCGAATCAATCGATACATCGGAAGCGTACAAGGTACCCGGCGTTCGCTATGTAGCCGTTGGCACCGAGCTCCCAATCCCTTTTGGTGTGTTGCCAATCTCGCAGGATGAAACGGCAATGGCAATACATAAAGTCCGATACATGGGCGAAATCGTTGCCGCAGTTGCGGCCGAAACAGAGCAGGCTGCTGCTGAAGCCTGTAAGCGAATTGTGGTACAGTATAAGCCCCTTACAGCCTTTACCGAAATCGATGCGTCGCTAAACGATATCGGCGATAACGAAAAGATTCATGAACATTGCAAGTTTAATAACAATGTTCATAAAAAAGCAGAGTTGCGGTTTGGTGACCAGCAGCAGGGACTCCATGCGTCAGACGTAACGTCAAAAATGTCGTTCACATTCGAAGGCGTCAGCCACGGTTTTACCGAGCCACATGCTGCAACTGCCTGGTGGGACGAGAATGGATTAACGATTGTAACGGCTACTCAGGTGCCGCATTACCTGCACCGGGCACTTGCAAAGGTTATGGAAGTGCCACTGAGCAGAGTGCGCGTTATTAAACCGCAAGTTGGTGGCGGGTTTGGTGGCAAGAGCGACCCCTTCCCGCATGAAATTATCATTTCCTACATTGCTCGGAAAACAAGGCGTCCCGTACGCGTGCGTTTCAGCAGGGAAGAAGTGTTTATAACAAATCACGGACGCCACCCATCGAAAATGACGGTAGAGATGGGGGTTTCGCACGACGGGACGTTTACGGCACTCGACGCCGATATTGCCATTGATGGCGGTGCATACGGCAGTTTTGGTGTGGTAACGTCGTACTATAACGGTGTGTTGCTACAGGCGCCGTATAAGCTTGATAATTTCGGATTTTCAACATATCGGGTGTACACCAACAAGCCGCAGTGTGGTGCGATGCGCGGGCACGGCGCAGTGAATTCCCGCTTTGCCGTTGAAACCCTGATTGATGACCTGGCCCACAAGATTAGCATGGATCCGTGTGAGCTGAGGATGAAGAACTTTCTTGACTCGAATACGCTGACTGTTGGGCAGTACCGCATTACATCGAATGGCAGCAGAGAATCACTTCAGGCGGTGATGGAGCAGTCGAAGTGGTCAGAACGATATGGGAAGTTAGAACACGGACACGGCCTTGGTGTTGGTTGCGGCTTCTTCATTAGTGGTAGTGCGCTGCCAATTATCTGGAATGAACTGCCACAGTCCGTTGTCCACCTTAAAGTTGATTTTGACGGCCGGGTGTTGATATTATCGGGTGCAAGTGATATTGGCCAGGGAAGCGATACCATGCTGGCCATGGTCGTGTGTGAAGTGCTTGGCGTGAGTATGGACACGGTGTTTGTGGTAGCGGCCGATACGTTGCTGACACCGGTGGACATGGGCAGTTACTCAAGCAGAGTTACGTTTATGGCCGGGAATGCCGCCAAGATGGCAGCGGAAAATCTGCGTAGCGAAATTGCCACTGCGATTGAACAACGCACTCACACCGCTGCAGCAGAGCTGATTTTTTCCGGAAACCGTGTAACCAGCAATGATAAATCTGTTGATTTGTCGTGGCTGGAAGCGATCGAAATGCTAACGGCCAAGCGAGGCGCCGTAAGCGTTAGTGGTAAGTATATCTCTCCGAAACTTGGCGGTGACTTTAAAGGGGCCGGTGCAGGTCTCAGCCCTTCGTACAGTTTTGGAGCATGTGTTGCGGAAGTGAAGGTTAACCTGGAGACCGGACACGTGAAAATTCTGAATGTATGGGGTGCTCACGACTGTGGCAAGGCAATTAACCCGCTGGCTGTGGAAGGCCAGCTGGAAGGTTCATGGCACATGGGTATTGGTCAGGCCATGTGGGAACAAATGAAATACTACAATGGCCTTCTGCTTAATAATAACTTTTTGGATTATCGAATCCCTACTACCCTCGACACACCAGAGTTACACACCAACATCATCGAGTCAAATGACCCGGAGGGTCCGTTTGGTGCCAAAGAGTGTGGTGAAGGGGCTCTGCATCCTGTGATACCCGCCATTGCGAATGCGATTTACAGTGCGGTAGGTGTTCGAATAACGCGACTGCCAATCAGTGCAGAAGATGTATTACGAAAGATGAAGGAACGGCAAACCAGTAACGAACCGGTTTAATACTCTATGAACAAAATTCCTACGTATTTGAAGCCTGACTCTGTTGCCCAGGCACTTGAATTTGCACGTCGTTGTGACGACAACTTTCGGTTTCTTGCCGGCGGGACCGATGTGATTGTGAATACGTTTCAGGGCAATGACAATTCAAAGTGCTTCATCGACATCAATGGTATTGATGAACTTCGTCGGATTCACCTGGATGACGAGGAAGTTCTGATTGGTGCCACGGCTACCCTTGAAGAGATTGAGCACCACCAGGAACTCAGGCACCGCATGCCGGTATTGGCTGAAGCAGCAGCTTCGATTGCCTCACCCGTCATCCGGAAGTCCGCTACTGTTGGCGGGAATCTGCTGTGTGAGAACCGATGTGTATTCTATAACCAGAGCGAGTGGTGGCGGAAAGCTGTTGGGTATTGTTTGAAGTGCGACGGAGACATCTGTATTGCCACTGGCGGGAAGAAGGCCTGTTTTTCAAAATTTGTTTCTGACATGGCAGTGACCTTGATCGGTTTACATGCCCGCATTGAGATCCTGGGTCCGGATGGCATTGAGGAAATCATGCTGGAAGACCTGTATTCCGGAGACGGGGTAAACTCGCACACGTTTTCGAAAACCTCACTCATCACCGCCATCAAAATACCAGTGCGCCCCGGGATGCGGTCGGTATTTAAGAAACTCCGGTCCAGAGAAAGTGTTGAATTCAGCTCGCTCACCACAACAATAACGGTAGACGATACCGGCCGAATCAGGATCGTGCTGGGAGGCGTGGATCCAATGCCCATACTGATTGAGGGCAGTGTTGCAGACACCCTCGATGAACTGCTTCAGCGGGCCGTAAAAAAGCCGCGAGTGATCGATAATGACGTTTACACTCGGAAATATCGCAAAGAAATGATAGCAGTGTACGTGAAAAATAGTTTTTTAGAGCTGGGCCTGTAATTATCTCTTCATGAACCTGTACTCATTGTCCGGTCCGGCAGATATTCTGCAGCAGAAGGAACACCAGTACGGTGCCTTAAACGTCTGTAAGAACAACGAGCCACTAAAAGCCATATATTTCGCTGTTAGTACGAGAATTCCTTTGGTATTGCAGTATTCAGCGATCATTTTGTTTAATTACTATGTTGTACGCTATCCACGTTGTTGATTGTTTTGTACCTCTGACAAGCCAGCTTAAATCCTACCGTTACCACAGTACACTTGAACCGCCGTTTTTCAGTGGTTTGTAACTGCTATTTGAGGGGTCTGCACACCGTGCGGACGAACGGCTAAGCACAACTGATTGTACCGAAACCAGTAACACCAACAATCCATGATACAAGACATAGCAGAAAGTCCGGAGAGAGAATCTTCTAACGGTGCTGTGCACCGAAATATTGAAACACGAGAAATTGCAAGTGCCGTGATTCGGTTTGCGGGAGATTCCGGCGATGGCATGCAGTTAACAGGAATGCAGTTTACGGATACAACCGCATTCCTTGGACAAGATTTAAACACGTTTCCCGATTTCCCCGCTGAAATCCGTGCTCCGGCTGGTACTGTTGCCGGTGTTTCAGGCTTCCAGGTCCACTTTGGCAGTAAGGAGATTTTTACACCCGGTGATCAGTATGATGTTCTGGTAGCAATGAATTCTGCCGCTCTTAAGGTAGACCTGCCGAAAGTAAAAAAAGGTGGTATTATCATCGTAAATACGTCGGGGTTCGACGCACGAAACCTCCGACTTGCCAAATACCCCGAAGGCGTTAACCCGCTTGACGACAACACGCTCGATAACTACATCGTGTATAAAATCGACATATCAAAGCACACAAAGGATGCCCTGGCGGGAATGGGGCTAACCACCAAGGAGACCGATAGGTCAAAGAACATGTTTGTTCTGGGGTTGCTGTTCTGGATGTTCGATAAGTCCATGGATTACACCAAGCAGTTTATCCGTGAGAAATTTGCAAAGACACCCTCCATTATTGACGCGAATCTGGCAGTACTCAATGCCGGCTGGAATTATGGCGAGAACACCGAGATTTTCGGTACTCAGTTCAAGGTTTCTCCCGCAAAGCTGCCACCTGGTACGTACAGAAATATCACGGGTAATCACGCTACGGCCATCGGACTCATTGCAGCCGCCGAAATGAGTGGTCTGCCGCTGTTTCTGGGATCGTATCCAATTACCCCTGCATCAGATATCCTTCACGAGCTTTCCAAATACAAAGCAAGCGGAGTAAAAACGTTCCAGGCTGAAGATGAAATTGCAGGAATCTGC
This is a stretch of genomic DNA from Ignavibacteria bacterium. It encodes these proteins:
- a CDS encoding molybdopterin-dependent oxidoreductase; this encodes MKTITLTINGATTNLLVGEHDMLAGVIREKAGLTGTKIGCEQGSCGTCTVWVNGKPVLSCITPVMRCEGASITTVEGLASGEHLHKLQSKFIEKGAVQCGFCTPGMLMTALHHVESVPKPTVDTIKEALSGNVCRCTGYKKIIQAVAEYAAETKEGYSNGRAAHNQGGHVIGKRTPYIESEKKVRGTAEYADDVVSKNPLYVKMLRSIHAHARIESIDTSEAYKVPGVRYVAVGTELPIPFGVLPISQDETAMAIHKVRYMGEIVAAVAAETEQAAAEACKRIVVQYKPLTAFTEIDASLNDIGDNEKIHEHCKFNNNVHKKAELRFGDQQQGLHASDVTSKMSFTFEGVSHGFTEPHAATAWWDENGLTIVTATQVPHYLHRALAKVMEVPLSRVRVIKPQVGGGFGGKSDPFPHEIIISYIARKTRRPVRVRFSREEVFITNHGRHPSKMTVEMGVSHDGTFTALDADIAIDGGAYGSFGVVTSYYNGVLLQAPYKLDNFGFSTYRVYTNKPQCGAMRGHGAVNSRFAVETLIDDLAHKISMDPCELRMKNFLDSNTLTVGQYRITSNGSRESLQAVMEQSKWSERYGKLEHGHGLGVGCGFFISGSALPIIWNELPQSVVHLKVDFDGRVLILSGASDIGQGSDTMLAMVVCEVLGVSMDTVFVVAADTLLTPVDMGSYSSRVTFMAGNAAKMAAENLRSEIATAIEQRTHTAAAELIFSGNRVTSNDKSVDLSWLEAIEMLTAKRGAVSVSGKYISPKLGGDFKGAGAGLSPSYSFGACVAEVKVNLETGHVKILNVWGAHDCGKAINPLAVEGQLEGSWHMGIGQAMWEQMKYYNGLLLNNNFLDYRIPTTLDTPELHTNIIESNDPEGPFGAKECGEGALHPVIPAIANAIYSAVGVRITRLPISAEDVLRKMKERQTSNEPV
- a CDS encoding FAD binding domain-containing protein — protein: MNKIPTYLKPDSVAQALEFARRCDDNFRFLAGGTDVIVNTFQGNDNSKCFIDINGIDELRRIHLDDEEVLIGATATLEEIEHHQELRHRMPVLAEAAASIASPVIRKSATVGGNLLCENRCVFYNQSEWWRKAVGYCLKCDGDICIATGGKKACFSKFVSDMAVTLIGLHARIEILGPDGIEEIMLEDLYSGDGVNSHTFSKTSLITAIKIPVRPGMRSVFKKLRSRESVEFSSLTTTITVDDTGRIRIVLGGVDPMPILIEGSVADTLDELLQRAVKKPRVIDNDVYTRKYRKEMIAVYVKNSFLELGL